One Watersipora subatra chromosome 4, tzWatSuba1.1, whole genome shotgun sequence genomic window carries:
- the LOC137394262 gene encoding uncharacterized protein: MEWCVENDVFTFSTPDTSKPHTRRGLLSTLAQVYDPLGLVSPVILKAEKASSWPYEQRHPIIIPKHSHIAKLIVRAQHVKIHHLGYRSTLCAVREAGYWIVNGAGTVKACLKGCIHCKKLRAKPSGQQMGELPKERLERTAPFTHIIGMDVFGPFHVKDRRTEAKRWGLVLSCLYSRAIHIEVLEEMTTDCLLLALRCFLAIRGPVQTIICDNGTNFVGTANEMARQLDLAEPTLKNYLLKNKIDMMFNPPKASHQGGATERMIRSIRAVLNGMDFKHRVDTKTLRTVFHEIANIVNNRPLTGTNLSNPEEPIATPNRLLTMKTPLLAPPPGHFPADDLYCNKRWKVSQAIADEFWRAWRTEYVATMITRQKWIDVQRNVKVGDIVMVIDDNAARCDWKVGTVSSVFPGKDGLVRQVDITLGNRHLDSKGKPMEPPTTLKRPVHRTILLLDL, encoded by the exons ATGGAATGGTGTGTAGAGAATGATGTCTTCACATTCAGCACCCCAGACACAAGCAAACCCCACACCAGAAGAGGTCTTCTCTCAACCTTAGCACAGGTGTACGACCCACTCGGTCTGGTATCACCTGTGATACTAAAGG CTGAAAAGGCATCAAGCTGGCCTTATGAACAAAGACATCCAATAATCATACCCAAGCACTCACACATTGCTAAGCTTATTGTTAGAGCTCAACACGTGAAGATACATCATCTAGGCTATCGCTCGACCCTCTGTGCTGTGAGGGAAGCTGGCTACTGGATTGTGAATGGCGCTGGAACAGTCAAAGCCTGTCTGAAGGGCTGCATCCACTGCAAAAAGTTGAGGGCCAAGCCAAGTGGGCAACAGATGGGCGAGCTTCCCAAGGAAAGACTGGAAAGGACGGCACCATTTACACATATAATAGGCATGGACGTATTCGGCCCATTTCACGTAAAAGATAGACGAACAGAAGCTAAAAGATGGGGCTTAGTATTGAGTTGTCTCTACTCCAGAGCCATTCATATAGAGGTACTGGAAGAGATGACTACAGACTGCTTACTCCTTGCCCTTCGCTGCTTTCTAGCCATAAGAGGGCCAGTCCAGACTATAATATGTGACAACGGAACAAACTTTGTGGGTACGGCCAATGAGATGGCTCGTCAACTAGATTTGGCAGAGCCCACTCTCAAGAACTACCTACTCAAGAACAAGATAGATATGATGTTTAATCCGCCAAAGGCAAGTCATCAAGGGGGAGCCACAGAACGGATGATCCGATCCATTAGAGCAGTCTTGAATGGTATGGACTTCAAACATAGAGTAGATACCAAAACGCTACGAACTGTTTTCCACGAGATTGCTAACATAGTCAATAATAGACCGCTAACTGGAACCAACCTATCAAACCCTGAAGAACCAATTGCCACTCCAAACAGGCTCCTGACAATGAAGACCCCACTACTAGCTCCGCCTCCTGGACACTTCCCAGCAGATGATCTGTACTGCAACAAGCGCTGGAAAGTTTCACAGGCGATAGCAGATGAGTTTTGGAGAGCCTGGAGGACAGAGTACGTTGCTACTATGATAACCAGACAGAAATGGATTGATGTGCAGAGGAACGTAAAGGTTGGAGATATAGTTATGGTGATCGACGACAACGCAGCTAGATGTGACTGGAAGGTAGGGACTGTCTCGAGTGTGTTCCCAGGTAAAGATGGTTTAGTCCGACAGGTGGACATAACCTTGGGAAATAGACACCTGGACAGCAAAGGTAAACCTATGGAACCCCCCACTACGCTGAAGAGACCAGTCCACAGGACCATTTTGCTGTTAGACCTCTAG